One Salvelinus namaycush isolate Seneca chromosome 29, SaNama_1.0, whole genome shotgun sequence genomic region harbors:
- the xrcc3 gene encoding DNA repair protein XRCC3 isoform X2 — MVCMGNMDWEQLELNPRIIAAVKKALQVHRGECPSLEPGHKLSLACPVLDALLRGGVPLSGITELAGESSAGKTQFGLQLCLSVQYPLAYGGLNSGAVYICTEDSFPIKRLRQLITQQARLRPELPQALIRSIRFSDNIYIEHAADLGALQACVSQRVPILLSRGLVRLVVVDSVAALFRSEFQADEGIERARHMLAFAATLHRLSHNYSTPVLCINQVTDVMDGPDPAHCNFGLVDNKVLPALGMAWANQVMVRLMLLRLPGCVGIGEQGGTSAPRRLEVVFAPHLPRASCLCGVWEEGVRGLPNRPRSVTKRLETTGELGLNDGT, encoded by the exons ATGGTATGTATGGGAAATATGGATTGGGAACAATTGGAGCTCAACCCAAGGATTATAGCAGCCGTAAAGAAAG CCTTACAAGTACACCGTGGAGAGTGTCCCTCTTTGGAACCTGGGCACAAGCTAAGTTTGGCTTGCCCCGTTCTGGATGCTCTACTGCGAGGTGGTGTACCGTTGAGCGGCATCACAGAACTGGCAGGGGAGAGCAGTGCAGGAAAGACCCAGTTTGGCTTGCAGCTGTGTCTTTCTGTGCAGTACCCACTGGCGTATGGAGGGCTCAATTCAG GAGCTGTGTATATTTGCACAGAAGACTCGTTTCCCATCAAGCGTCTGCGGCAGCTCATTACCCAGCAGGCTCGGCTGCGGCCAGAGCTTCCCCAGGCCCTGATACGGAGCATCCGTTTCAGCGACAACATCTATATAGAGCATGCTGCCGATCTG GGTGCACTGCAGGCCTGCGTGTCCCAGCGGGTGCCCATTCTGCTCTCCCGGGGCCTTGTTCGGCTGGTGGTGGTGGACTCAGTGGCGGCCCTGTTCCGCAGCGAGTTCCAGGCGGACGAGGGCATCGAGAGAGCCCGCCACATGCTGGCCTTTGCCGCCACTCTCCACCGCCTGAGTCACAACTACAGTACCCCGGTGCTGTGCATCAACCAG GTGACAGATGTAATGGATGGGCCAGATCCAGCACACTGTAACTTTGG GTTGGTGGACAATAAGGTGCTGCCCGCCCTGGGCATGGCCTGGGCCAACCAGGTGATGGTGAGGCTGATGCTGCTCCGCCTCCCAGGCTGTGTGGGCATCGGGGAGCAGGGCGGTACCAGCGCCCCTCGCAGGCTGGAGGTGGTGTTCGCCCCCCACCTCCCCAGAGCCAGCTGCCTGTGTGGGGTGTGGGAGGAAGGAGTGAGAGGGCTGCCAAACAGACCCCGGTCCGTCACCAAGAGACTTGAAACCACAGGCGAATTGGGCCTGAACGATGGTACCTAA
- the xrcc3 gene encoding DNA repair protein XRCC3 isoform X1 — protein MVCMGNMDWEQLELNPRIIAAVKKANVKSAREILSLSGPDLQRLTHLSKSDVQHLHIAVAVSYRRHSPVTALQVHRGECPSLEPGHKLSLACPVLDALLRGGVPLSGITELAGESSAGKTQFGLQLCLSVQYPLAYGGLNSGAVYICTEDSFPIKRLRQLITQQARLRPELPQALIRSIRFSDNIYIEHAADLGALQACVSQRVPILLSRGLVRLVVVDSVAALFRSEFQADEGIERARHMLAFAATLHRLSHNYSTPVLCINQVTDVMDGPDPAHCNFGLVDNKVLPALGMAWANQVMVRLMLLRLPGCVGIGEQGGTSAPRRLEVVFAPHLPRASCLCGVWEEGVRGLPNRPRSVTKRLETTGELGLNDGT, from the exons ATGGTATGTATGGGAAATATGGATTGGGAACAATTGGAGCTCAACCCAAGGATTATAGCAGCCGTAAAGAAAG CTAATGTGAAATCAGCGAGGGAGATTCTCAGTCTCTCGGGTCCGGATCTACAACGACTCACCCACCTGTCAAAGTCAGACGTGCAACACCTGCACATAGCTGTTGCTGTCTCTTACCGCAGACATTCGCCTGTAACAG CCTTACAAGTACACCGTGGAGAGTGTCCCTCTTTGGAACCTGGGCACAAGCTAAGTTTGGCTTGCCCCGTTCTGGATGCTCTACTGCGAGGTGGTGTACCGTTGAGCGGCATCACAGAACTGGCAGGGGAGAGCAGTGCAGGAAAGACCCAGTTTGGCTTGCAGCTGTGTCTTTCTGTGCAGTACCCACTGGCGTATGGAGGGCTCAATTCAG GAGCTGTGTATATTTGCACAGAAGACTCGTTTCCCATCAAGCGTCTGCGGCAGCTCATTACCCAGCAGGCTCGGCTGCGGCCAGAGCTTCCCCAGGCCCTGATACGGAGCATCCGTTTCAGCGACAACATCTATATAGAGCATGCTGCCGATCTG GGTGCACTGCAGGCCTGCGTGTCCCAGCGGGTGCCCATTCTGCTCTCCCGGGGCCTTGTTCGGCTGGTGGTGGTGGACTCAGTGGCGGCCCTGTTCCGCAGCGAGTTCCAGGCGGACGAGGGCATCGAGAGAGCCCGCCACATGCTGGCCTTTGCCGCCACTCTCCACCGCCTGAGTCACAACTACAGTACCCCGGTGCTGTGCATCAACCAG GTGACAGATGTAATGGATGGGCCAGATCCAGCACACTGTAACTTTGG GTTGGTGGACAATAAGGTGCTGCCCGCCCTGGGCATGGCCTGGGCCAACCAGGTGATGGTGAGGCTGATGCTGCTCCGCCTCCCAGGCTGTGTGGGCATCGGGGAGCAGGGCGGTACCAGCGCCCCTCGCAGGCTGGAGGTGGTGTTCGCCCCCCACCTCCCCAGAGCCAGCTGCCTGTGTGGGGTGTGGGAGGAAGGAGTGAGAGGGCTGCCAAACAGACCCCGGTCCGTCACCAAGAGACTTGAAACCACAGGCGAATTGGGCCTGAACGATGGTACCTAA